In the Natrinema amylolyticum genome, one interval contains:
- a CDS encoding ammonium transporter codes for MEPTLLQADTEMLTTAINNTWILVVTFLIFFMHAGFAMLEAGQVRSKNVANQLTKNLLTWSVGVTVFFLIGVGVESVVAGGSFEPAFMGDASSWIGWLYGAVFAMTAATIVSGAVAGRAKLRAYVAYTFLLAAVIYPVVTGLTWAGEHIAYSGVLFQDFAGGMIVHGMGGIAGLTAAWVLGPRMDRYNSDGSANVIPGHSLTFAVLGTLVLAFGWYGFNVGTSAIFDEGVYLGDQLGRVAMTTTVSMACGAMGAGLVAWLKTGKVDTLYVANGLLAGLVGITAIPETTAWWGAFVVGGLAGAQLPIVFEFVEQYLKIDDVCAVFPVHGSAGVLGTLLFPFVAAPGVVDNIANAFITQFIGVVVITAWTVVATAVIWYAFKAAGQARVSPEHERDGLDVSEHGVDTYPEFGQPDVATDGGDEIIRADGGEPNDGQIKMVMAIVRPDRLGAIKQSLAEAGAPSLTVTNVSGRGSQPAKKGQWRGEEYTVDLHQKVKIECVVADIPAQEVVDAIREGAETGEPGDGKIFVLPVEGATQIRTGKTGPDAV; via the coding sequence ATGGAGCCGACGCTCTTGCAGGCCGACACCGAGATGCTGACGACGGCGATCAATAACACGTGGATTCTGGTCGTCACGTTCCTCATCTTCTTCATGCACGCCGGCTTCGCCATGCTCGAGGCGGGGCAGGTGCGCTCGAAGAACGTCGCGAACCAACTGACGAAGAATCTGCTGACCTGGAGCGTCGGTGTAACGGTATTCTTCCTCATCGGCGTCGGCGTCGAGAGCGTCGTCGCCGGTGGGAGCTTCGAACCCGCGTTCATGGGAGACGCAAGTAGCTGGATCGGCTGGCTCTACGGTGCGGTCTTCGCCATGACCGCGGCGACGATCGTTTCGGGGGCCGTCGCCGGTCGCGCGAAGCTCCGTGCGTACGTCGCTTACACGTTCCTGCTGGCCGCGGTCATCTACCCCGTCGTCACCGGACTGACGTGGGCCGGCGAGCACATCGCGTACAGCGGCGTCCTGTTCCAGGACTTCGCGGGCGGCATGATCGTCCACGGGATGGGTGGCATCGCCGGTCTCACCGCGGCGTGGGTGCTCGGCCCGCGCATGGACCGGTACAACAGCGACGGGAGCGCGAACGTCATCCCCGGTCACTCGCTGACGTTCGCAGTGCTCGGCACGCTGGTCCTCGCCTTCGGCTGGTACGGCTTCAACGTCGGTACCTCGGCCATCTTCGATGAGGGCGTCTACCTCGGCGATCAGCTCGGTCGCGTCGCCATGACCACGACGGTCTCGATGGCCTGCGGTGCGATGGGTGCCGGACTCGTCGCGTGGCTCAAGACCGGGAAGGTCGACACGCTGTACGTCGCGAACGGCCTGCTGGCCGGTCTGGTCGGCATCACCGCGATTCCCGAAACGACCGCGTGGTGGGGAGCGTTCGTCGTCGGCGGCCTCGCTGGCGCACAGCTGCCGATCGTCTTCGAGTTCGTCGAGCAGTACCTGAAGATCGACGACGTGTGTGCGGTGTTCCCCGTTCACGGGTCAGCCGGGGTCCTCGGAACGCTGCTGTTCCCCTTCGTCGCCGCCCCGGGCGTCGTCGATAACATCGCGAACGCCTTCATCACCCAGTTCATTGGCGTCGTCGTCATCACCGCCTGGACGGTCGTCGCGACCGCCGTCATCTGGTACGCGTTCAAAGCCGCCGGTCAGGCCCGCGTCTCGCCGGAACACGAGCGCGACGGGCTCGACGTCTCCGAACACGGCGTCGACACCTACCCCGAGTTCGGTCAGCCCGACGTCGCCACCGACGGCGGCGACGAGATCATCCGCGCTGACGGCGGCGAGCCGAACGACGGCCAGATCAAGATGGTCATGGCGATCGTCCGCCCCGACCGTCTCGGCGCGATCAAGCAGTCGCTGGCCGAAGCCGGCGCGCCGTCGCTGACCGTCACCAACGTCTCCGGCCGCGGCTCCCAGCCCGCGAAGAAGGGCCAGTGGCGCGGCGAGGAGTACACGGTCGATCTCCACCAGAAGGTCAAGATCGAGTGCGTCGTCGCGGATATCCCGGCCCAGGAGGTCGTCGATGCCATCCGCGAGGGTGCCGAAACCGGCGAGCCCGGCGACGGCAAGATCTTCGTCCTACCCGTCGAGGGCGCGACGCAGATCCGCACCGGCAAGACCGGTCCTGATGCCGTCTAA
- the hemB gene encoding porphobilinogen synthase, which yields MDLTHRPRRLRQDRVRGLVSETSLEPADLIAPVFVDATTDERIPIESMPGHDRVPIDGIVARVEEVLETGVEAVMLFGIPESKDPEGSRAWAEDGVIQEALRRITSQTDAYVITDVCLCEYTDHGHCGPLEEELRSEDVVDESGPACEPTMTVDNDATLEALERIVISHARAGADMVAPSGMMDGMVGVIREALDGEGFEHVPIMSYAAKYESAFYGPFRDAADGAPSFGNRRHYQMDPANSREAMREVRLDADQGADVMMVKPALPYLDIISNVRREFDHPVAAYNVSGEYAMLHAAAEKGWLDLEEVATESLLSIKRAGADLILTYFAEDVAERL from the coding sequence ATGGATCTCACCCATCGCCCCCGGCGGCTCCGACAGGACCGGGTTCGCGGCCTCGTCAGCGAGACGAGCCTCGAGCCGGCGGACCTCATCGCGCCGGTGTTCGTCGACGCGACGACCGACGAACGAATTCCGATCGAGTCGATGCCCGGCCACGACCGCGTGCCGATCGACGGAATCGTCGCCCGCGTCGAGGAGGTCCTCGAGACGGGCGTCGAGGCGGTCATGCTCTTCGGTATTCCCGAATCGAAGGATCCCGAGGGGAGCCGCGCCTGGGCCGAGGACGGCGTCATTCAGGAGGCGCTTCGTCGAATCACGAGCCAGACGGACGCCTACGTCATCACCGACGTCTGTCTCTGCGAGTACACCGACCACGGCCACTGCGGCCCGCTCGAGGAGGAACTGCGCAGCGAGGACGTCGTCGACGAGAGCGGCCCCGCGTGCGAGCCCACGATGACCGTCGACAACGACGCGACGCTCGAGGCGCTCGAGCGGATCGTCATCTCACACGCCCGTGCGGGCGCGGACATGGTAGCTCCGAGCGGGATGATGGACGGCATGGTCGGGGTCATCCGCGAGGCGCTCGACGGCGAGGGGTTCGAACACGTCCCGATCATGAGCTACGCTGCCAAGTACGAGAGCGCGTTCTACGGACCCTTCCGGGACGCCGCCGACGGCGCGCCGTCCTTTGGCAATCGCCGACACTACCAGATGGACCCCGCGAATTCGCGCGAAGCAATGCGAGAGGTCCGGCTGGACGCCGACCAGGGCGCGGACGTGATGATGGTCAAACCCGCGCTCCCCTATCTCGACATCATCAGCAACGTCCGCCGCGAGTTCGACCACCCCGTCGCCGCCTACAACGTCTCCGGCGAGTACGCGATGCTCCACGCCGCCGCCGAGAAGGGATGGCTCGATCTCGAGGAAGTCGCGACGGAATCGCTGCTGTCGATCAAACGGGCGGGCGCGGACCTGATTCTGACCTACTTCGCCGAAGACGTCGCGGAACGACTGTAG
- a CDS encoding MFS transporter, translating into MRWRYEETVLAMCTLAFLATMAGRLVISPVVPRITAEFGVSNSVIGLALTGMWMAYFLSQFPSGVFADRYGERRVILVAVGGTAVASAFLAVAPLFPVFVVATVALGAVAGLHYSVATSLLTRTYDEIGAAIGVHNSGGPIAGLVAPPLAAWIAVQYGWRAAIAVGTVVAVPIFVLFARSVRPTEPQRPNQPMAERFELEPLVELLSRPKIAFTCVLAILGDFVWQATSSFLPTFLVAYRGQPETTASLVFGGYFVVQGITQVGVGAASDRYGREVTTAACMALSVAGFGLFVAVPGIAAVAVGAVLLGIGLGWGAALLPRFMDELSAAERSAGFGLVRTVYGFVGALGSVVTGILADLFGWGVSFGFLAALLALVFVALAVNRLFSLGY; encoded by the coding sequence ATGCGCTGGCGATACGAGGAGACGGTGCTGGCGATGTGTACGCTCGCCTTTCTGGCGACGATGGCCGGCAGGCTGGTGATCAGCCCGGTCGTACCCCGGATTACGGCCGAGTTCGGTGTCTCGAACTCGGTGATCGGGCTCGCGCTGACGGGGATGTGGATGGCGTATTTCCTGTCGCAGTTCCCCAGCGGCGTCTTCGCCGACAGGTACGGCGAGCGCCGCGTAATCCTGGTCGCCGTCGGTGGGACGGCGGTCGCGAGCGCCTTCCTCGCCGTCGCGCCGCTGTTCCCCGTCTTCGTCGTCGCGACCGTCGCGCTCGGGGCCGTCGCGGGCCTCCACTACAGCGTCGCGACGTCGCTGCTGACCCGAACGTACGACGAGATCGGGGCCGCGATCGGGGTGCACAACAGTGGCGGTCCGATCGCGGGACTCGTCGCGCCGCCGCTCGCCGCCTGGATCGCCGTCCAGTACGGATGGCGGGCTGCCATCGCCGTGGGGACCGTCGTTGCCGTCCCGATATTCGTCCTGTTCGCCCGGTCGGTCCGGCCGACCGAGCCCCAGCGCCCTAACCAGCCGATGGCCGAGCGATTCGAACTCGAGCCGCTGGTCGAACTGCTCTCGCGGCCGAAAATCGCGTTCACGTGCGTCCTCGCCATTCTGGGCGACTTCGTCTGGCAGGCGACGTCCTCGTTCCTGCCGACGTTCCTCGTCGCCTACCGCGGCCAGCCCGAGACGACGGCGAGTCTCGTCTTCGGGGGCTACTTCGTCGTCCAGGGAATCACGCAGGTCGGCGTCGGTGCGGCCTCCGATCGCTACGGTCGCGAGGTCACGACCGCGGCCTGTATGGCGCTCTCCGTCGCCGGATTCGGGCTGTTCGTCGCCGTTCCGGGAATCGCCGCCGTCGCGGTCGGCGCCGTGCTCCTCGGGATCGGTCTCGGCTGGGGCGCAGCGCTCTTGCCGCGGTTCATGGACGAACTCTCCGCCGCCGAACGCAGCGCCGGATTCGGGCTCGTTCGCACCGTCTACGGCTTCGTCGGCGCACTCGGTTCGGTCGTCACCGGGATCCTTGCCGATCTCTTCGGGTGGGGCGTCTCCTTCGGCTTCCTCGCCGCGTTGCTCGCCCTCGTCTTCGTCGCGCTGGCCGTCAACCGGCTGTTCTCGCTCGGCTACTGA